In Paenibacillus sp. BIC5C1, a genomic segment contains:
- a CDS encoding YhgE/Pip domain-containing protein, which translates to MLQALRILLKKPPVIVGIVTALMFQVIFSVIWMTAYSGVNDRMNELTVAVVNEDGEQSKGIADRMAETLPFHTVTNLSAAEALDQLNHRKIHMVLNIPAGFNELIQTAGSTAEIKYTINEANPVTIKSMMQGVSQSVTNTINKQATAQGVQAVLTASGAPADQAAEAAANLTTRVEGKTTSINPVNGMNNQMVPMMMVLASYVGAMIMGMNLQTAMGMLSATHSRWTLFGARVVINLGSALVVSLLGSSLIVSLGGQIEQGFIAFWLFQALFLCTFMFFSQFFLICFGPAGSLFNIISLSLQLVSSGAMVPRELLNSFYSGIGQYLPATYAVQGVLSAQLGGPGVQAAAGSIVIVLLVAVALSLVVTLLKKQRMPAGAPSPAQMNS; encoded by the coding sequence ATGTTGCAGGCTTTACGTATATTGTTGAAAAAACCGCCAGTAATTGTGGGGATCGTGACGGCGCTTATGTTCCAAGTGATCTTCAGCGTGATCTGGATGACAGCATATTCCGGAGTGAATGACCGGATGAATGAATTGACGGTTGCCGTTGTCAATGAGGATGGAGAGCAGTCCAAGGGGATCGCAGATCGCATGGCTGAGACGCTTCCTTTTCATACCGTAACGAATCTGAGTGCTGCTGAAGCACTTGACCAGTTAAATCACCGCAAGATTCATATGGTACTGAATATCCCGGCAGGGTTTAACGAGCTGATTCAGACAGCCGGTTCCACTGCCGAAATCAAGTACACCATTAACGAGGCGAACCCGGTTACGATCAAAAGCATGATGCAAGGTGTATCGCAAAGTGTGACGAACACGATTAACAAGCAAGCAACCGCTCAAGGTGTGCAAGCTGTGTTGACGGCTTCCGGAGCGCCTGCAGATCAGGCAGCTGAAGCTGCTGCCAACCTGACTACCCGCGTGGAAGGTAAAACGACTTCCATTAATCCGGTTAACGGCATGAACAACCAGATGGTGCCGATGATGATGGTACTCGCTTCTTATGTGGGAGCCATGATTATGGGGATGAACCTGCAGACAGCGATGGGTATGCTGTCCGCTACTCACTCCCGCTGGACGTTGTTTGGTGCCAGAGTAGTCATTAATCTGGGGTCTGCTCTAGTGGTTTCCCTGCTGGGATCATCACTAATTGTTTCGCTTGGCGGACAGATCGAGCAAGGATTTATCGCATTCTGGTTGTTCCAGGCGTTATTCCTCTGCACGTTCATGTTCTTCTCCCAGTTCTTCCTGATCTGCTTTGGACCGGCAGGAAGCTTGTTCAACATCATTTCACTGTCGCTGCAACTGGTATCTTCCGGTGCAATGGTGCCACGTGAACTGCTGAACAGTTTCTACAGTGGTATTGGTCAGTATCTGCCAGCCACATATGCCGTTCAAGGTGTTCTGAGTGCTCAACTGGGCGGACCTGGAGTTCAAGCCGCTGCTGGCTCGATTGTTATCGTATTGCTGGTTGCTGTAGCCCTCTCCCTGGTGGTGACGTTGTTGAAAAAACAACGCATGCCAGCTGGGGCACCAAGCCCGGCTCAAATGAACAGCTAA
- a CDS encoding TetR family transcriptional regulator, which yields MTEPELDIKTRILLAAKKLFAQQGYDGTSVRQICDEAGANVSLVSYHFGGKEKVFEALFEHFFPDHMMNELAEESMSSPVEGIRRIIGEVVKFTMTDREMSDIVQLEITLRTHRTATVFRFLDPVWTRVRELLQEGKEQGVFQIESVSYAMLQVMGVALAHKRAKNSRFSFDYQDMNTDELAEQTIEFVLRGLGVNSNERNH from the coding sequence ATGACGGAACCGGAATTGGATATAAAAACGAGGATTTTGCTTGCAGCCAAGAAACTTTTTGCACAGCAGGGGTATGACGGGACGAGTGTTCGTCAAATCTGTGATGAGGCGGGGGCGAATGTATCGCTGGTCTCGTATCATTTTGGCGGAAAAGAAAAGGTGTTCGAAGCATTATTTGAGCACTTTTTTCCTGATCATATGATGAATGAGTTGGCTGAAGAGTCCATGTCCTCCCCCGTGGAGGGTATCCGACGAATCATAGGTGAAGTTGTAAAGTTCACAATGACGGACCGGGAGATGAGCGATATTGTGCAGCTTGAAATCACGCTGCGTACCCATCGCACAGCTACCGTATTTCGTTTTTTGGACCCCGTCTGGACCAGAGTGAGAGAACTGCTGCAAGAAGGCAAGGAGCAGGGAGTATTCCAGATCGAGTCCGTATCTTATGCAATGCTTCAGGTCATGGGTGTGGCTTTGGCACACAAACGGGCCAAGAACTCACGATTTAGCTTTGACTATCAGGATATGAACACAGATGAGCTGGCCGAGCAGACCATTGAATTCGTACTACGAGGATTGGGAGTGAATAGCAATGAACGAAACCATTGA
- the nfsA gene encoding oxygen-insensitive NADPH nitroreductase gives MNETIELMMKHRSVRKFKPDPVSEVQLAAIVAAGQMASSSSSVQAYTVIAVTEQEQKDKLAELAGNQSYINECPVFLVWCADLYRLSNAAKRHLPEKESYEDSTENFMVATIDVALASQNAALAAESLGFGIVYIGGLRNRIGEVSDVLGLPDGVYPVYGMCIGVADQETGIRPRLPLDAVLHHGRYNAEQTLKGVESYDETTAAYMKERTQGERTTPWSEMMAKRLTEPVRLQMKPFLEGKGFLKR, from the coding sequence ATGAACGAAACCATTGAATTGATGATGAAGCACCGCTCTGTGCGGAAATTCAAGCCAGACCCGGTAAGTGAAGTGCAGCTGGCAGCAATCGTGGCGGCCGGGCAGATGGCTTCTTCTTCAAGTAGTGTGCAGGCCTATACTGTAATTGCTGTTACCGAACAGGAGCAAAAGGACAAATTGGCTGAATTGGCAGGCAATCAGTCTTACATCAACGAATGCCCTGTATTTCTCGTATGGTGTGCTGACCTATATCGCCTGAGTAATGCTGCGAAGCGTCATTTACCTGAAAAGGAATCCTATGAGGATTCCACTGAAAACTTTATGGTGGCCACAATTGATGTTGCACTCGCATCGCAAAATGCTGCGCTTGCAGCAGAGTCACTAGGTTTCGGAATTGTATATATTGGCGGGCTGCGCAACCGCATTGGGGAAGTTAGCGATGTATTGGGCTTGCCTGACGGCGTCTATCCAGTATATGGCATGTGCATTGGTGTTGCTGATCAGGAGACGGGGATTCGTCCGCGTCTACCTCTGGATGCGGTCTTACACCATGGCCGCTATAACGCCGAGCAGACCCTCAAAGGCGTCGAGAGCTATGACGAAACGACTGCTGCATACATGAAGGAGCGCACCCAAGGGGAACGTACTACACCGTGGTCCGAAATGATGGCGAAACGCCTCACAGAACCGGTACGTCTACAGATGAAGCCATTCCTCGAAGGCAAAGGATTCTTGAAACGTTAA
- a CDS encoding TatD family hydrolase, whose amino-acid sequence MQSTAFAPLIDAHLHLDKYTTEEQREMLHSFPSQQVEAVIAVSMNLASAQTNLELASQYPRTVYPAFGFHPEQPLPSLAEQDLFFDWIEKHMGQATAIGEVGLPYYNRQEAELAGQRFDQSGYIDLLERFIQLAKRHGKPIVLHAVYEDADIACDLLEQYHHRRAHFHWFKGSKRTVQRMADNGYFVSFTPDIIYEEEIRELARQYPSEQVMAETDGPWPFEGPFQGRMTHPAMTRQVIQAWSEVTGMGTERAARLFYQNTKRFYGLP is encoded by the coding sequence ATGCAATCAACCGCTTTTGCACCCTTGATCGATGCTCATCTTCACCTGGACAAATATACAACCGAAGAACAACGTGAGATGCTGCATTCCTTCCCATCCCAGCAGGTTGAAGCCGTCATTGCCGTTTCCATGAATCTGGCATCAGCCCAGACCAACCTGGAGCTAGCTTCACAATACCCCCGCACCGTATATCCAGCCTTTGGGTTCCATCCCGAGCAGCCCCTGCCGTCCCTGGCAGAGCAGGATCTGTTCTTTGACTGGATCGAAAAGCATATGGGACAAGCTACAGCCATTGGGGAAGTTGGGTTGCCCTATTACAACCGACAGGAAGCCGAACTGGCAGGGCAACGCTTTGATCAGAGCGGTTATATCGATCTGTTGGAGCGATTTATCCAGCTGGCGAAACGGCACGGTAAACCGATTGTACTGCACGCTGTATATGAGGATGCCGATATCGCCTGTGATCTGCTGGAGCAATATCATCATCGCCGGGCTCACTTTCACTGGTTCAAAGGCTCCAAGCGGACCGTCCAGCGAATGGCTGACAACGGATACTTCGTCTCATTTACACCTGATATCATATACGAAGAGGAAATACGCGAACTGGCCCGTCAGTATCCTTCCGAGCAGGTTATGGCAGAGACCGATGGACCTTGGCCTTTCGAGGGACCTTTCCAGGGAAGAATGACGCATCCAGCCATGACAAGACAGGTTATTCAGGCGTGGAGTGAAGTGACAGGTATGGGAACGGAGCGGGCAGCGCGTCTCTTCTATCAGAATACAAAACGCTTCTACGGTCTTCCTTAG
- a CDS encoding ABC transporter ATP-binding protein: protein MTPEHNEQIAAAPNEGATIPKGSGLSENGAAALPAHHLSPALEVLNVHASFRERRSTLPVLDGLSLTVEQGEFVAIVGPSGCGKSTLFHIIGGLLKPQGGQILMNGQDVTGQRGKISYMPQQPALFPWRTIEDNVLLAGEVSADAPPRAEALADARKWLSSVGLAGFEQAYPHMLSGGMQQRVAFLRALLSPQELMLLDEPFSALDALTRSDMQRWLLDIWEQNRRSVLFITHNIEEALLLADRIYVLSNRPAAVLHEVDVPFDRPRREAITEESAFLERKRQISQWMREEQQKTRLSK from the coding sequence ATGACACCCGAACACAACGAGCAGATAGCTGCTGCACCGAATGAAGGTGCAACCATTCCAAAAGGTAGTGGACTTTCTGAGAATGGAGCCGCGGCCTTACCTGCACATCATTTATCACCAGCGCTCGAAGTTCTGAACGTGCATGCTTCGTTCCGCGAGCGACGCAGCACATTGCCCGTTCTGGATGGCCTGTCACTGACCGTGGAGCAAGGAGAATTCGTAGCCATCGTTGGCCCTTCCGGCTGTGGCAAAAGCACCCTGTTTCACATCATCGGCGGTCTGCTGAAACCACAGGGGGGCCAAATCCTGATGAATGGTCAGGATGTTACCGGACAACGCGGCAAGATTAGCTATATGCCGCAGCAGCCTGCCCTCTTCCCATGGCGTACCATTGAGGACAATGTGCTGCTTGCTGGTGAAGTGTCTGCAGATGCACCACCCCGAGCAGAAGCGCTTGCAGATGCCCGGAAGTGGCTGAGCAGTGTCGGACTGGCCGGATTTGAACAAGCCTATCCGCATATGTTATCGGGTGGCATGCAGCAGCGGGTTGCCTTTCTGCGCGCGCTGCTCAGTCCGCAGGAGCTGATGCTGCTGGACGAGCCATTTAGTGCACTTGATGCATTGACCCGCAGCGACATGCAGCGCTGGCTGCTCGATATCTGGGAACAGAACCGCCGCTCGGTGCTGTTCATCACGCATAATATTGAGGAAGCGTTATTGCTCGCTGACCGTATCTATGTTTTATCGAATCGGCCTGCAGCTGTACTTCACGAAGTCGATGTTCCCTTTGATCGTCCACGTCGCGAAGCGATCACGGAGGAATCCGCTTTTCTTGAACGCAAACGGCAGATTTCCCAGTGGATGAGAGAAGAACAGCAGAAAACCCGCCTATCTAAATAG
- a CDS encoding ABC transporter permease, whose amino-acid sequence MHAYWKSVWPPFVAVILFIAIWQGAVSLFHIEKWMLPAPSDIAHEAASQAERLGMHAWATIQLTLIGFAAGTLVGLLIAMVLHLIPFLKSALYPLLILSQNIPTIALAPLLLIWFGFGLLPKLITIILVCFFPVAVAAMDGLTRTDAAMMNYMRMAGAKRGQIFWKLELPHALPSVFSGIKIAATYSVMGAIIAEWIGADKGIGYYMMLQKSAYRTDRLFVAIMIIVALSLLLFLLIALLEKLLVRWRPQKR is encoded by the coding sequence ATGCATGCCTATTGGAAAAGCGTTTGGCCGCCCTTTGTGGCGGTTATTCTCTTTATAGCGATATGGCAGGGAGCCGTCTCCCTGTTCCATATTGAGAAATGGATGCTGCCTGCACCTTCGGACATCGCCCATGAAGCAGCGTCCCAGGCCGAGCGACTTGGCATGCATGCATGGGCAACAATCCAGTTGACTTTGATAGGGTTTGCAGCAGGTACACTTGTGGGATTACTGATTGCGATGGTGCTGCATTTAATTCCCTTTTTGAAATCTGCACTCTATCCATTACTTATTCTTAGTCAAAATATACCGACCATCGCGCTTGCGCCGCTCTTGCTGATCTGGTTCGGATTTGGGCTGCTGCCCAAACTGATTACCATCATCCTGGTCTGCTTCTTCCCGGTGGCTGTAGCTGCCATGGACGGGTTGACCCGCACCGATGCAGCGATGATGAACTATATGCGCATGGCTGGTGCAAAACGCGGCCAAATTTTCTGGAAGCTCGAACTCCCACATGCATTACCCTCAGTGTTCTCGGGGATTAAAATTGCCGCTACGTACAGCGTCATGGGTGCGATTATCGCCGAATGGATCGGTGCAGATAAGGGTATCGGTTATTATATGATGCTGCAAAAATCGGCCTATCGGACGGATCGTCTTTTCGTGGCAATCATGATTATTGTGGCACTGAGCCTGCTGCTCTTCCTGCTCATTGCGCTATTGGAGAAGCTGCTCGTACGCTGGCGGCCACAAAAACGATAA
- a CDS encoding MTH1187 family thiamine-binding protein, with product MASTLLSIQVIPKTPNGENSYPYVDRAIEVIQQSGLKYQVNPLDTTMEGELDELLEVVRKMHEVLVEAGSPSIISQIKIAHSPSGFSMDTLTEKYR from the coding sequence ATGGCAAGCACACTACTTAGCATTCAAGTCATTCCCAAAACGCCCAATGGCGAAAATTCCTATCCTTACGTTGATCGTGCCATCGAAGTTATTCAGCAGTCTGGTTTGAAATATCAGGTTAATCCACTGGATACCACGATGGAAGGAGAACTGGATGAGCTGTTGGAGGTTGTTCGCAAAATGCACGAAGTTCTTGTGGAAGCCGGCAGTCCGAGCATCATCTCACAGATCAAGATCGCCCATAGCCCAAGTGGCTTCAGCATGGACACCCTGACGGAGAAATATCGCTAA
- a CDS encoding ABC transporter substrate-binding protein — translation MRWRKMMGLMLLCVLLVAVAACGGKEAAPSGENGSSNTENSNEGDNAALKDVKVVLDWTPNTNHTGLYAAVDQGFYKAEGLNVEIVQPGAGGADTMVASNEVPFGVSYQESVTQARTQGVPLVSIAAVIQHNTSGFAAPADRNIKSPKDFEGKTYGGWGSPVEEAVMQSIMEGEGADVSKVKNISMGDADFFTAVKRDIDFAWIFYAWTGIEAELRGEPIDMLYVKDYSEALDYYTPVLVTNEKTIQNDPELVKAFLKATSEGYQYAIEHPEDAANILIMAVPDLDKDLVLASQKWLSPKYQDDAPRWGEQKQEVWQNYTDWMFSKKLLDEQVDVSKAYTNEFLPQ, via the coding sequence ATGAGATGGCGTAAAATGATGGGCCTAATGCTCTTGTGCGTACTACTAGTGGCTGTGGCTGCATGTGGCGGCAAAGAAGCTGCACCTTCAGGAGAAAATGGTAGCAGCAACACCGAAAACAGCAATGAAGGTGACAATGCAGCCCTCAAGGACGTTAAAGTGGTGCTGGACTGGACACCAAATACGAATCATACCGGCCTGTATGCGGCCGTAGATCAAGGTTTTTACAAAGCCGAAGGCTTGAATGTCGAGATTGTACAGCCAGGTGCCGGAGGCGCGGATACCATGGTAGCTTCGAACGAAGTGCCTTTTGGCGTAAGTTATCAGGAGAGTGTGACCCAGGCCCGCACACAAGGCGTACCACTCGTGTCCATCGCTGCGGTTATTCAGCATAACACGTCCGGATTTGCCGCTCCGGCGGATCGGAACATCAAGTCCCCCAAAGATTTTGAAGGCAAAACTTATGGTGGCTGGGGCTCCCCGGTAGAAGAAGCTGTGATGCAGTCCATTATGGAAGGCGAAGGCGCCGATGTATCCAAAGTAAAAAATATCAGCATGGGCGATGCAGATTTCTTCACCGCTGTGAAACGCGATATCGACTTTGCCTGGATTTTCTACGCATGGACGGGCATTGAAGCCGAACTGCGCGGCGAACCGATCGACATGCTATATGTGAAGGATTATTCCGAGGCACTGGACTACTACACTCCAGTACTTGTTACCAATGAAAAGACGATTCAGAACGATCCCGAGCTGGTTAAAGCGTTCTTGAAAGCGACTTCCGAAGGATATCAATATGCGATTGAACATCCCGAAGACGCTGCCAACATTCTGATCATGGCCGTACCGGATCTGGATAAGGACCTTGTACTCGCAAGCCAGAAGTGGCTGAGTCCGAAATATCAGGATGACGCACCGCGCTGGGGTGAGCAAAAGCAGGAAGTATGGCAGAACTACACGGACTGGATGTTTAGCAAAAAACTGCTCGACGAGCAGGTAGATGTATCCAAAGCATATACGAACGAGTTCTTACCCCAATAA
- a CDS encoding NAD(P)-dependent oxidoreductase produces the protein MNILITGAAGKIGRDLSHHLSEAFHLRLTDLSIDRLHTYQGTSHEIMTLDVTDPEACQHACEGMDVVVHLAGDPSPHAGFYESLLDINIKGTFNVFRAAQDQGVQRVILASSAQTIEGYPIDAQIYPDMPTRPRNLYGVSKCFGESLASYFAYTEGLQSVAIRIGAYDDFQPDGPALEARDMSAYISPADLCDLMFKAITAPDLEPFTILHGISNNRFKRLNLETTQKQVGYDPKSDAFALSQISLYDSPR, from the coding sequence ATGAACATTTTAATTACCGGCGCAGCCGGAAAAATTGGACGTGACTTGTCCCATCACTTGTCAGAAGCATTTCACCTGCGACTTACGGATTTGAGTATCGACAGACTGCATACGTATCAAGGGACAAGCCATGAGATCATGACACTGGATGTGACAGATCCCGAAGCCTGTCAGCACGCTTGCGAAGGCATGGATGTGGTTGTACATCTGGCGGGAGACCCTTCCCCACATGCAGGGTTTTATGAATCGTTGTTGGATATCAATATCAAGGGTACATTTAATGTATTCCGTGCAGCTCAAGACCAAGGTGTGCAGAGAGTCATTCTGGCAAGCAGTGCACAGACGATTGAGGGTTATCCCATTGATGCTCAAATCTATCCGGACATGCCGACACGCCCACGGAATTTGTACGGGGTTAGCAAATGTTTTGGAGAATCGCTCGCTTCCTATTTTGCGTATACCGAAGGTTTACAAAGTGTTGCAATACGTATAGGGGCATATGATGATTTTCAACCGGATGGACCCGCGCTGGAGGCAAGGGATATGAGCGCGTATATTAGTCCGGCTGACTTGTGTGATTTGATGTTCAAAGCAATTACAGCTCCAGATCTGGAACCCTTCACCATACTGCATGGAATCTCGAATAATCGGTTTAAACGATTGAATCTGGAAACCACTCAGAAACAGGTAGGCTATGACCCGAAATCCGATGCTTTTGCACTCAGTCAGATTTCCTTATATGATTCGCCACGATAA
- a CDS encoding VOC family protein, protein MSFQKRIDHVGIAVRDLETTLRFYTEIVGLELKDRVTHTNGVIQLAFLGFNGSHETEIELIQGYSDKLPAEGTVHHFAIHVDDLESEYNRIKETEAEFIDGEMITLPNGYRYFFIYGPEKEWIEFFQR, encoded by the coding sequence ATGAGTTTTCAAAAGCGCATTGACCACGTCGGCATTGCCGTTCGTGATCTGGAGACCACGCTGCGTTTCTATACGGAGATTGTTGGTCTTGAATTGAAAGACCGGGTAACTCATACCAACGGTGTCATTCAGCTCGCTTTTCTCGGCTTCAACGGAAGCCATGAGACCGAGATTGAGTTGATTCAGGGATACAGCGACAAGCTGCCTGCCGAAGGTACGGTGCACCATTTTGCCATCCATGTCGATGACCTTGAGTCTGAGTACAACCGCATTAAGGAAACCGAGGCCGAGTTTATTGATGGAGAGATGATTACACTGCCTAACGGTTACCGTTATTTCTTCATCTATGGACCTGAAAAGGAATGGATCGAGTTCTTCCAGCGCTAA
- a CDS encoding MFS transporter, whose protein sequence is MKKLLWIGCLSYFLIGLAHVVLGSILPVALEYYGKDYSQGGTLIFAQFAGFLGGVLLSPWLNKRFGKRGGLLIAAALLCIAELSYMLLPPWGWMFVIAPAAGFGFGMIEAVIGTIIIAAIKDNTAVAMSRLEVLFGIGAMVMPLIASGLISAEYWRMSFLVVAVCAAMTFIFWAKSSFGELDSELSRSSSGQTPVHTHAAESPMGTNPADIKPTRSTYYGRNLALLSLFVLFFFLYVGTEMSLANFMPAILIEKMNMKEAGAALSVTCFWIAMSVGRLFAGYIAEKFQYRVYVLYSCLAAVVLLMIFPFTNQIWSAFLIILLLGLALSGVFSIALVFASKMLPGTEESTPSILIASGGVGGAILPLVTGWSLDHLEVNQSAWMLAIFAVGLLIISVITYQWQNKHVVDTVT, encoded by the coding sequence ATGAAAAAATTGCTTTGGATCGGATGTCTATCCTATTTCCTCATCGGGCTTGCCCACGTCGTTCTCGGTTCGATCCTGCCCGTTGCCCTTGAATATTATGGCAAGGATTATAGTCAGGGAGGCACACTGATCTTTGCCCAATTTGCGGGGTTCCTGGGCGGTGTACTGTTATCTCCGTGGTTGAATAAACGCTTTGGTAAGCGAGGCGGCCTATTAATTGCCGCAGCTCTGCTCTGCATTGCAGAGTTATCCTATATGCTGCTGCCTCCTTGGGGCTGGATGTTCGTCATTGCACCTGCAGCCGGATTCGGATTCGGCATGATTGAGGCCGTCATCGGTACAATCATCATTGCTGCAATTAAAGATAATACGGCGGTTGCCATGAGCCGACTTGAAGTGTTATTTGGTATCGGAGCCATGGTCATGCCGCTCATTGCCAGCGGTCTGATTTCTGCCGAGTACTGGCGTATGTCGTTCCTCGTGGTAGCCGTCTGTGCAGCGATGACTTTTATCTTCTGGGCCAAAAGTTCATTCGGTGAGCTGGACAGCGAGCTTAGTCGAAGCAGCTCAGGCCAGACTCCTGTACACACTCACGCTGCTGAGTCGCCAATGGGAACGAACCCTGCAGACATCAAGCCAACTCGTTCAACCTATTACGGCCGTAATTTGGCTCTTCTGTCTTTATTTGTTCTATTTTTCTTTCTTTATGTCGGCACCGAAATGAGCCTTGCCAACTTCATGCCAGCCATTCTGATTGAGAAAATGAACATGAAGGAAGCAGGTGCCGCGCTTAGTGTTACCTGCTTCTGGATCGCCATGTCTGTTGGACGACTGTTTGCCGGATATATCGCCGAGAAATTCCAATATCGCGTCTACGTTCTCTACAGCTGCCTTGCGGCAGTTGTGCTGCTGATGATCTTTCCTTTTACCAACCAGATCTGGTCGGCATTTCTGATCATTCTGTTGCTCGGGCTCGCATTATCGGGCGTATTCTCCATCGCCCTCGTCTTCGCCAGCAAAATGCTGCCTGGAACAGAAGAATCGACGCCCAGCATCCTGATTGCATCAGGTGGTGTTGGCGGTGCCATTCTGCCTTTGGTTACAGGCTGGAGCCTGGATCATCTGGAGGTTAACCAGTCCGCATGGATGCTTGCCATTTTTGCAGTTGGTCTGCTGATTATCAGCGTGATCACCTATCAATGGCAGAACAAACATGTGGTCGATACAGTGACTTAA
- a CDS encoding S8 family peptidase, with protein MKRLFTVILVFIFLVFSQSKSQGTSMFILNNQFNSKSLLMMGTDRIKTNVYLDDLKKVKIGIIDNGIKSIPNLNAINLSQIMSQKIGHGTIVTAIINSNRTVDNSFYGLIPGIPIYAYNLERDFSTEDLVEGIHALINENVEIISISVSNKIPNSILNDAMRKAIEEHNVIFIVSAGNTGQQEETYPASYGIEGIVSVGSLDGFFNISDFSTYNPNITFFVRGEGIVSLGPEVDQITSYDGTSVAVPFVTTIFAILKVRYPHLDNLELISLLKENSEYYIANWRNTKRPINILNIKHIFEEEL; from the coding sequence ATGAAACGGTTATTTACTGTAATATTAGTCTTTATTTTTTTAGTCTTTTCTCAGTCTAAGTCTCAGGGCACTTCCATGTTCATTTTAAATAATCAATTCAACAGTAAATCTCTTCTCATGATGGGAACAGACCGCATTAAAACAAATGTGTACCTAGATGATCTCAAAAAAGTTAAAATAGGTATAATTGATAATGGTATTAAGTCAATTCCTAACCTTAACGCTATCAATTTATCTCAAATTATGAGTCAAAAAATTGGTCATGGAACTATAGTAACAGCAATAATTAATTCTAATCGCACAGTCGATAATAGCTTCTACGGACTCATCCCTGGAATCCCTATATACGCTTACAATCTAGAGAGAGATTTCTCTACAGAGGACTTGGTGGAAGGAATACATGCCTTAATTAATGAAAATGTCGAAATTATAAGTATTTCGGTAAGTAACAAAATACCAAATAGCATTTTAAATGATGCTATGCGAAAAGCTATAGAAGAGCATAATGTTATTTTCATAGTTTCAGCTGGTAACACCGGCCAACAAGAAGAAACCTATCCTGCTTCATATGGGATAGAGGGTATAGTATCAGTAGGATCATTGGATGGTTTTTTTAATATTTCTGATTTTTCAACTTATAATCCGAATATAACATTTTTCGTCCGTGGAGAAGGTATTGTATCTCTTGGACCTGAAGTTGATCAAATAACAAGCTATGATGGAACTTCAGTTGCAGTTCCTTTTGTTACCACTATCTTTGCTATATTAAAAGTTCGCTATCCACATTTAGATAATCTCGAATTAATAAGTCTCTTAAAGGAAAATAGTGAATACTATATAGCTAATTGGCGCAATACTAAAAGGCCTATCAACATTCTTAATATAAAGCACATTTTTGAGGAGGAATTGTAG